Part of the Zingiber officinale cultivar Zhangliang chromosome 6A, Zo_v1.1, whole genome shotgun sequence genome, CTAGCTCCAAGATTTTACAGACTTTAGATCCGAGCTTTGCGTTTGCCCCAAACTCCTTTAGCTTGGATTCAAACTCATCGACGGCCTCAGAGTCGCGGCAGAGATCGGTGATGAACTCTGCAAGAACCTTGTCACCGGAACCGACGTGGGATTCCAGTTCCTGACATACGTTGGAGAGCCAAGAGAAGTATTCCAACCCAGTTTCCATCGCCGAGCTAAACAGAGAGGAGCAAACACAGGCGGCAGGAGCTTGCGTTTACTCATCTTGGATCTAAAGCCTTGTAAAATCTTGGAGCTAATTCCACCGACCACTTGGGAGCTCCTGCCACTTGGGGAGTCTGGTTGCCTTTGAAATAAAGCACTGCTGGGTGGATATACACTGGTTGGTTTTCGACTGGTTACCTGAATGGCTgacaaaataaaataatgaaaagGTTGATTAATTCTTGTATAGCTGCATCATACGTGCCAAAATTACATTCAAGGGAAGTTCTACCTATATCAGATTAAATATTGTGAGCAGACAAGCAAGAAATGCCCATCATAAAGAAGATATGACCTTGGGCAAGAAAATTGTTTTGTTAAATTCATTAAAACTAGTTCTGTGTTTATACCTTGAGCATTTTTTTCTTAGTCGCACTTGAAATCAACTAATAACACAAAACTACTCTAAAACCCAAACACAACACGTAGTAAACATCTAGAAAAGATGCCTAAATAAATagggaagaaaagaaaaatgaaaattcGATGCTTTAGGCATTGTTTTAACAACTTATAATACATAAGAGAAATGATGGCCTTTTTAATGCAAAgaaactgagaatctgaatgtcTCATGTTAATTGCCATCAATAATTTGAGGGAAATTTCATACTATATTACTTGGACTCAGGTACGAACATTAGACAAGGTT contains:
- the LOC121996094 gene encoding probable pre-mRNA-splicing factor ATP-dependent RNA helicase DEAH5; the encoded protein is METGLEYFSWLSNVCQELESHVGSGDKVLAEFITDLCRDSEAVDEFESKLKEFGANAKLGSKVCKILELDPKVLWVLELAPRVYKTLDPTKMSKRKWQERKELLYV